A single genomic interval of Nocardioides nitrophenolicus harbors:
- the ftsW gene encoding putative lipid II flippase FtsW yields the protein MTTYYLLLGATALLLVIGLIMVLSASSVRAYRETGDSYTIVRRQLMWVVIGVPCAVIASRVSERWVRRLSYPAFAVSLALLFVTAFAGKEVNGNTNWLVLGPVQVQPSEIAKLSLIIWASNIYANKERRLGNLHQMLVPVVPGMVLATGLVVLGKDLGTALIFFALLVAMLWVVGAPGRLFGMVFAVVSVAALGLAATSPTRLARIANFADPFKDYHGTGWQPAHGLYAMASGGVLGEGIGASQQKWGQLPEAHTDFIFAVLGEELGLVGTLLVIGLFLVLAYAGVRVARETARPFVRYCTFGIVVWLLCQMIINVGMVLALLPVIGIPLPLVSYGGSSLLPTLSALGLIIGFARREPAAARALAQRRRARSAGLSA from the coding sequence TTGACCACCTACTACCTGCTCCTGGGCGCCACCGCGCTGCTGCTCGTGATCGGGCTGATCATGGTGCTCAGCGCGTCGAGCGTGCGCGCCTACCGCGAGACCGGCGACTCCTACACCATCGTGCGCCGCCAGCTGATGTGGGTGGTCATCGGCGTGCCCTGCGCGGTCATCGCCTCGCGGGTGTCCGAGCGCTGGGTCCGCCGGCTGTCGTACCCCGCCTTCGCCGTGTCGCTCGCGCTGCTCTTCGTGACCGCCTTCGCCGGCAAGGAGGTCAACGGCAACACGAACTGGCTGGTGCTCGGACCCGTGCAGGTCCAGCCCTCCGAGATCGCCAAGCTCTCGCTGATCATCTGGGCCAGCAACATCTACGCCAACAAGGAGCGCCGGCTCGGCAACCTGCACCAGATGCTGGTGCCGGTCGTGCCCGGCATGGTGCTCGCCACCGGCCTGGTCGTGCTCGGCAAGGACCTCGGCACCGCGCTGATCTTCTTCGCACTGCTCGTGGCGATGCTCTGGGTGGTCGGCGCCCCCGGGCGCCTGTTCGGCATGGTCTTCGCCGTCGTGAGCGTCGCGGCCCTCGGCCTGGCGGCCACCTCGCCCACCCGGCTCGCCCGGATCGCGAACTTCGCCGACCCGTTCAAGGACTACCACGGCACCGGCTGGCAGCCCGCCCACGGCCTGTACGCCATGGCCAGCGGCGGCGTGCTCGGCGAGGGCATCGGGGCCAGCCAGCAGAAGTGGGGCCAGCTGCCCGAGGCCCACACCGACTTCATCTTCGCGGTGCTCGGCGAGGAGCTCGGCCTGGTCGGCACCCTGCTCGTGATCGGGCTGTTCCTGGTGCTCGCCTACGCCGGCGTCCGGGTCGCGCGCGAGACCGCGCGCCCCTTCGTGCGCTACTGCACCTTCGGCATCGTGGTCTGGCTGCTGTGCCAGATGATCATCAACGTCGGCATGGTGCTCGCCCTGCTGCCCGTCATCGGCATCCCCCTGCCCCTGGTGTCCTATGGCGGCTCGAGCCTGCTCCCGACCCTGAGCGCGCTCGGTCTGATCATCGGCTTCGCGCGCCGTGAGCCCGCGGCGGCCCGGGCGCTCGCCCAGCGGCGCCGGGCCCGTTCGGCGGGTCTGAGTGCCTGA
- a CDS encoding YggS family pyridoxal phosphate-dependent enzyme, which produces MTRADELRAHLAAVRDRIARAATDAGRAANEVALTVVTKYFPASDVRLLAGLGVTDVGENRHQEAEAKAAECADLDLRWHFIGGLQSNKAAAVARYADVVESVDRVALVPRLARGAADAGRVVDVLLQVSLDPPGRDHRAGADPASLAALADEVARTPELRLRGLMAVAPLDDDPALAFARLAGIRADFLARHPDATVLSAGMSGDLEAAVTVGATHVRIGSAVLGTRPTVQ; this is translated from the coding sequence ATGACCCGTGCCGACGAGCTGCGCGCCCACCTGGCGGCCGTCCGCGACCGGATCGCGCGCGCCGCGACCGACGCCGGCCGCGCCGCCAACGAGGTCGCGCTGACCGTGGTCACCAAGTACTTCCCGGCCTCCGACGTCCGCCTCCTCGCCGGCCTCGGCGTCACCGACGTGGGGGAGAACCGCCACCAGGAGGCGGAGGCCAAGGCCGCGGAGTGTGCCGACCTCGACCTGCGCTGGCACTTCATCGGCGGGCTGCAGTCCAACAAGGCCGCCGCCGTGGCGCGGTACGCCGACGTGGTCGAGTCGGTCGACCGGGTGGCCCTGGTGCCTCGCCTGGCCCGGGGTGCCGCCGACGCCGGCCGGGTCGTCGACGTACTGCTCCAGGTCAGCCTCGACCCGCCGGGACGCGACCACCGCGCCGGTGCCGACCCGGCGAGCCTCGCGGCCCTCGCCGACGAGGTCGCCCGCACGCCGGAGCTGCGGCTGCGGGGCCTGATGGCCGTCGCGCCGCTCGACGACGACCCCGCGCTGGCCTTCGCGCGCCTGGCCGGGATCCGCGCGGACTTCCTCGCCCGCCACCCCGACGCGACCGTCCTGTCAGCCGGGATGAGCGGCGACCTGGAGGCGGCCGTGACCGTCGGCGCGACACACGTCCGCATTGGCTCCGCGGTCCTCGGAACGAGGCCCACGGTCCAGTAA
- the murC gene encoding UDP-N-acetylmuramate--L-alanine ligase codes for MKIPVPDEILPADRLGHVHFVGIGGAGLSGIARLMHQAGVTVSGSDASDSAVVAALRAEGITVHVGHDAAHLDGVDTVVATTAARDDNPEIVAALARGLRLWPRSAGLQSVLVGRDVVAIAGTHGKTTTTAMTVMALREAGVDLTFAIGAEVEALGTNARLGGGAVAVVEADESDGAFLVYTPRIAVVTNVDADHLDHWGTEQAYEAAFADFAARASVTLTDRADLATRTVGFADGARLRGHDLVIDGGRTRFRVTSDGADLGTVELGVPGRHYAQDALLALAVGLELGLDPAALIRGLARHQGAKRRMEPVGEAGGVRVYDSYAHHPSEIRGDLEAARSVVGEGRLIVCFQPHLVSRTRIFGEAMGRELGAADEVVVMDVYVAREDPDPAVTGALVAGAVPLAGDRVRFVSDRAAVVPTLVGLARPGDLVLTLGAGDVTALAPQVLAALAEVGDGEA; via the coding sequence GTGAAGATCCCGGTCCCCGACGAGATCCTCCCCGCCGACCGGCTCGGTCACGTCCACTTCGTCGGCATCGGCGGCGCCGGGCTGTCCGGCATCGCGCGGCTGATGCACCAGGCCGGCGTGACCGTCAGCGGCAGCGACGCCAGCGACTCGGCCGTCGTCGCGGCGCTGCGCGCGGAGGGGATCACCGTCCACGTCGGGCACGACGCGGCCCACCTCGACGGCGTCGACACGGTGGTCGCCACCACCGCCGCTCGCGACGACAACCCCGAGATCGTCGCCGCGCTGGCCCGGGGGCTGCGCCTGTGGCCGCGCTCGGCCGGCCTGCAGTCGGTGCTGGTGGGGCGCGACGTCGTGGCGATCGCCGGCACCCACGGCAAGACCACCACCACCGCGATGACCGTGATGGCGCTGCGCGAGGCAGGCGTCGACCTGACCTTCGCGATCGGCGCCGAGGTCGAGGCGCTCGGCACCAACGCCCGCCTCGGCGGCGGCGCGGTCGCCGTCGTCGAGGCCGACGAGTCCGACGGCGCCTTCCTCGTCTACACCCCCCGGATCGCCGTCGTCACCAATGTCGACGCCGACCACCTCGACCACTGGGGCACCGAGCAGGCCTACGAGGCGGCCTTCGCCGACTTCGCCGCGCGCGCGTCCGTGACGCTCACCGACCGGGCCGACCTCGCCACCCGCACCGTCGGCTTCGCCGACGGCGCCCGGCTGCGCGGGCACGACCTCGTCATCGACGGCGGCCGCACCCGGTTCCGGGTGACCAGCGACGGCGCCGACCTCGGCACCGTCGAGCTCGGCGTACCCGGTCGCCACTACGCCCAGGACGCCCTGCTCGCCCTCGCCGTCGGGCTCGAGCTCGGCCTCGACCCCGCCGCCCTGATCCGCGGGCTGGCCCGGCACCAGGGCGCCAAGCGCCGGATGGAGCCGGTCGGCGAGGCCGGGGGAGTGCGGGTCTACGACTCCTACGCCCACCACCCCAGCGAGATCCGCGGCGACCTCGAGGCCGCCCGCTCCGTCGTCGGCGAGGGCCGGCTGATCGTGTGCTTCCAGCCGCACCTCGTCTCCCGCACCCGGATCTTCGGCGAGGCGATGGGTCGCGAGCTCGGTGCGGCCGACGAGGTCGTCGTGATGGACGTCTACGTCGCCCGCGAGGACCCCGACCCCGCCGTGACCGGCGCGCTGGTCGCGGGTGCGGTGCCGCTCGCCGGCGACCGGGTCCGGTTCGTGTCCGACCGGGCCGCCGTCGTCCCCACGCTGGTGGGGCTGGCCCGGCCCGGCGACCTGGTGCTCACCCTCGGCGCGGGCGACGTGACCGCGCTCGCGCCCCAGGTGCTCGCCGCCCTCGCGGAGGTGGGCGATGGCGAGGCGTAG
- the mraY gene encoding phospho-N-acetylmuramoyl-pentapeptide-transferase, with protein MRAILLGGGIALLISLLGTRVAINAFTKLGYGQEIREDGPTSHHTKRGTPTMGGVVIILAAVVGYFAAKLITLTEPSASALLLLFLFVGMGLVGFLDDFIKIYKQRSLGLRSKAKMAGQTVIALVFGWLALSPMLEDSHGRTPASEKVSFLRELDWFVLPMILAILLIWLFVAGFSNAVNLTDGLDGLAAGASVMVFGAYTLVNIWQSNQFCQEEPSATCYNVRDPLDLAIIAAAITGACFGFLWWNASPAKIFMGDTGSLALGSALAGFAILTRTELLLVILGGLFVLETVSVMMQVGFFKLTKGRRIFRMAPIHHHFEMLGWEQVTVVIRFWIITGLFVATGLGIFYAEWVSRL; from the coding sequence GTGAGGGCGATCCTGCTCGGCGGCGGCATCGCCCTGCTGATCTCGCTGCTCGGCACCCGGGTGGCGATCAACGCGTTCACCAAGCTGGGCTACGGCCAGGAGATCCGCGAGGACGGCCCGACCAGCCACCACACCAAGCGCGGTACGCCCACCATGGGCGGGGTGGTCATCATCCTGGCCGCGGTGGTCGGCTACTTCGCGGCCAAGCTGATCACCCTCACCGAGCCGAGCGCGTCGGCGCTGCTGCTGCTCTTCCTGTTCGTCGGGATGGGCCTGGTCGGCTTCCTCGACGACTTCATCAAGATCTACAAGCAGCGCAGCCTCGGCCTGCGCAGCAAGGCCAAGATGGCCGGCCAGACCGTGATCGCGCTGGTGTTCGGCTGGCTCGCGCTCTCGCCGATGCTCGAGGACTCCCACGGCCGCACCCCGGCCAGCGAGAAGGTCTCCTTCCTGCGCGAGCTGGACTGGTTCGTGCTGCCGATGATCCTGGCGATCCTGCTGATCTGGCTGTTCGTGGCGGGCTTCAGCAATGCCGTCAACCTCACCGACGGGCTCGACGGCCTGGCGGCCGGCGCGTCGGTGATGGTCTTCGGCGCCTACACGCTGGTGAACATCTGGCAGAGCAACCAGTTCTGCCAGGAGGAGCCGAGCGCCACCTGCTACAACGTGCGCGACCCGCTGGACCTCGCGATCATCGCCGCGGCCATCACCGGCGCCTGCTTCGGCTTCCTGTGGTGGAACGCCTCGCCGGCCAAGATCTTCATGGGCGACACCGGCTCGCTCGCACTCGGCAGCGCGCTCGCCGGGTTCGCGATCCTCACCCGGACCGAGCTGCTCCTGGTCATCCTCGGTGGGCTGTTCGTCCTGGAGACGGTGTCGGTGATGATGCAGGTCGGCTTCTTCAAGCTGACCAAGGGCCGCCGGATCTTCCGGATGGCGCCGATCCACCACCACTTCGAGATGCTCGGCTGGGAGCAGGTCACCGTCGTGATCCGGTTCTGGATCATCACCGGTCTCTTCGTCGCCACCGGTCTCGGCATCTTCTACGCCGAATGGGTCTCCCGTCTCTGA
- a CDS encoding polyphenol oxidase family protein, whose product MFAFRESVPLDPAALDAGRVEVAFTDSSLDLREGDRLAGVLDALREEAGVPFARLHQVHGDVVVTVDGPPGEVPTADAQVTALRGVGLMVRVADCVPVVLADPAAGVLGVAHAGRRGVQVDVVTRTVERMRELGARDVRAWIGPHVCGRCYEVPATLRDEVVAAVPETYAETSWGTPALDLGAGVAAQLAAAGVPASVVPGCTLEDATFPSYRRDGESAGRFAGLVWLR is encoded by the coding sequence GTGTTCGCCTTCCGTGAGTCCGTCCCCCTCGACCCGGCCGCCCTCGACGCGGGCCGGGTCGAGGTCGCGTTCACGGACTCCTCCCTCGACCTTCGCGAGGGCGACCGGCTCGCCGGCGTGCTCGACGCCCTGCGGGAGGAGGCCGGCGTACCGTTCGCGCGCCTGCACCAGGTCCACGGCGACGTGGTCGTCACCGTGGACGGCCCGCCGGGCGAGGTGCCGACCGCCGACGCCCAGGTGACGGCGCTGCGCGGCGTCGGCCTGATGGTCCGTGTCGCCGACTGCGTCCCGGTCGTCCTCGCCGACCCGGCGGCCGGCGTCCTGGGTGTCGCCCACGCCGGCCGGCGCGGCGTCCAGGTCGACGTCGTCACCCGCACCGTCGAGCGGATGCGCGAGCTCGGCGCCCGCGACGTCCGCGCCTGGATCGGCCCCCACGTGTGCGGCCGGTGCTACGAAGTCCCTGCCACCCTGCGCGACGAGGTCGTCGCCGCGGTGCCCGAGACGTACGCCGAGACGAGCTGGGGCACCCCCGCGCTCGACCTCGGCGCCGGCGTCGCCGCGCAGCTCGCGGCCGCAGGCGTCCCGGCGAGCGTGGTCCCGGGCTGCACGCTCGAGGACGCCACCTTCCCCTCCTACCGACGCGACGGCGAGAGCGCCGGCCGCTTCGCCGGGCTGGTGTGGCTCCGATGA
- the murD gene encoding UDP-N-acetylmuramoyl-L-alanine--D-glutamate ligase has translation MPDVSSLGRTDSWEGVRAVVAGFGTSGAAAVDNLLHLGATVHAVAESVSPAILERAELLEVLGATIEVHEGATARLPEAADVLVVSPGFRPDAPIIVAARERGVPVWGEVELAWRLRDPERPAPWLCVTGTNGKTTTVQMLDSILRAAGLRSVAAGNVGLPLTEVVMDPEPYDVIAVELSSFQLHYTDSMSAESAVVLNVAEDHLDWYAGPSGMADYARDKGRIYAGVQRACVYNVADPVTEELVREADVVEGARAIGFTLGTPAVGMLGVVEDILVDRAFIEERATSAAELCTLDDLASRAPHFVANALAAAALARAHGISQAAVRDGLRSFRPDGHRIAVVAEHDELTWVDDSKATNPHAAASSLAAFAPVVWVAGGLAKGASFDDLVGAVGDRLRAVVLIGRDRAVIAEALSRHAADVPVIEVDTPETGPVGELDLMRRVVAAAAEAAQPGDTVLLAPGCASMDQFTDYAARGDAFATAVREHVSG, from the coding sequence ATGCCTGACGTCTCCAGCCTCGGCCGCACCGACTCCTGGGAGGGCGTGCGCGCGGTCGTCGCCGGCTTCGGCACCAGTGGCGCCGCGGCCGTCGACAACCTGCTCCACCTCGGCGCCACCGTGCACGCGGTCGCGGAGTCGGTCAGCCCCGCCATCCTGGAGCGCGCCGAGCTGCTCGAGGTCCTCGGTGCGACCATCGAGGTCCACGAGGGTGCGACCGCGCGCCTGCCCGAGGCGGCCGACGTGCTGGTCGTCTCGCCGGGCTTCCGCCCCGACGCGCCGATCATCGTGGCCGCCCGCGAGCGGGGCGTCCCCGTCTGGGGCGAGGTCGAGCTGGCCTGGCGGCTGCGTGACCCCGAGCGTCCCGCGCCCTGGCTCTGCGTCACCGGCACCAACGGCAAGACCACCACGGTGCAGATGCTCGACAGCATCCTGCGCGCGGCCGGCCTGCGCAGCGTCGCCGCCGGCAACGTCGGCCTGCCGCTCACCGAGGTGGTCATGGACCCCGAGCCCTACGACGTGATCGCGGTCGAGCTGTCCAGCTTCCAGCTCCACTACACCGACTCGATGTCGGCCGAGAGTGCGGTCGTGCTCAACGTCGCCGAGGACCACCTCGACTGGTACGCCGGCCCGTCGGGCATGGCCGACTACGCCCGCGACAAGGGCCGGATCTACGCCGGCGTGCAGCGCGCCTGCGTCTACAACGTCGCGGACCCCGTCACCGAGGAGCTGGTCCGCGAGGCCGACGTGGTCGAGGGGGCCCGCGCGATCGGCTTCACCCTCGGCACCCCGGCCGTCGGGATGCTCGGCGTGGTCGAGGACATCCTCGTCGACCGGGCCTTCATCGAGGAGCGCGCCACCAGCGCGGCCGAGCTGTGCACGCTCGACGACCTCGCCTCGCGCGCGCCCCACTTCGTCGCCAACGCGCTCGCGGCCGCGGCGCTCGCGCGGGCCCACGGGATCAGCCAGGCCGCCGTCCGCGACGGCCTGCGCTCCTTCCGCCCCGACGGGCACCGGATCGCCGTCGTCGCCGAGCACGACGAGCTGACCTGGGTCGACGACTCCAAGGCGACCAACCCCCATGCCGCCGCGTCCTCGCTGGCCGCCTTCGCGCCCGTCGTCTGGGTCGCCGGCGGCCTCGCCAAGGGGGCGTCCTTCGACGACCTCGTCGGCGCGGTCGGCGACCGGCTGCGCGCCGTCGTGCTGATCGGGCGCGACCGGGCCGTGATCGCCGAGGCGCTTTCGCGACACGCAGCCGATGTGCCGGTGATCGAGGTGGACACCCCTGAGACTGGTCCCGTCGGAGAGCTCGACCTGATGAGGCGCGTCGTCGCCGCAGCAGCCGAGGCCGCCCAGCCGGGCGACACCGTCCTGCTGGCGCCGGGATGCGCCTCGATGGACCAGTTCACCGACTACGCCGCGCGGGGTGACGCGTTCGCCACGGCGGTGCGCGAACACGTCAGCGGCTGA
- the murG gene encoding undecaprenyldiphospho-muramoylpentapeptide beta-N-acetylglucosaminyltransferase: MRILLAGGGTAGHTSPLLATADALRRLDPATEITCLGTPRGLENKVVPEAGYPLRLVPPVPLPRKPGKDLALVPSRLRGAVKAALDVVDDVRPDVIVGYGGYVSVPAYVAARRRRLPLVVHEQNALPGIANKLGARIADRVAVSFPDTPLKGGEYVGLPIRRMISTLDRPALRAQARDFFGLDPELPTLVVTGGSQGARRLNQAVSGAAAALGSAGVQVLHVIGPNGASDPSWTEPVPTGVPYVVLPFVERMDLALAAADVMVCRSGASSVVEAAATGVPAIFVPLPIGNGEQALNARPVVDAGGALLVEDSAFSADYVADTVPALVRDADRLARMGAAAADLVPRDADDRLARIILDAAR, encoded by the coding sequence GTGAGGATTCTTCTGGCCGGCGGGGGCACGGCGGGGCACACCTCTCCGCTGCTCGCGACCGCCGACGCCCTGCGCCGTCTCGACCCGGCCACCGAGATCACCTGCCTCGGGACGCCCCGCGGCCTGGAGAACAAGGTGGTGCCCGAGGCCGGCTACCCGCTGCGCCTGGTGCCGCCCGTCCCGCTGCCGCGCAAGCCCGGCAAGGACCTCGCCCTGGTGCCGTCGCGGCTGCGCGGCGCGGTCAAGGCGGCGCTCGACGTGGTCGACGACGTACGACCCGACGTGATCGTCGGCTACGGCGGCTACGTCTCCGTGCCGGCGTACGTCGCCGCCCGGCGCCGGAGGCTGCCCCTCGTCGTCCACGAGCAGAACGCGCTGCCCGGCATCGCCAACAAGCTCGGCGCCCGGATCGCCGACCGGGTCGCGGTCAGCTTCCCCGACACCCCGCTCAAGGGCGGCGAGTACGTCGGCCTCCCCATCCGCCGGATGATCTCCACCCTCGACCGGCCGGCGCTGCGCGCGCAGGCGCGTGACTTCTTCGGCCTCGATCCCGAGCTGCCGACCCTCGTGGTGACCGGTGGCTCCCAGGGCGCGCGCCGGCTCAACCAGGCGGTGAGCGGGGCCGCCGCGGCGCTCGGCTCGGCCGGCGTCCAGGTGCTGCACGTCATCGGCCCCAACGGCGCGAGCGACCCGAGCTGGACCGAGCCGGTCCCGACCGGGGTGCCCTACGTCGTGCTGCCGTTCGTCGAGCGGATGGACCTCGCCCTCGCCGCCGCCGACGTCATGGTCTGCCGCTCCGGCGCGTCCAGCGTCGTCGAGGCGGCGGCGACCGGCGTACCCGCGATCTTCGTGCCGCTCCCGATCGGCAACGGCGAGCAGGCCCTCAACGCGCGGCCCGTCGTCGACGCCGGGGGAGCGCTGCTCGTCGAGGACTCCGCGTTCAGTGCCGACTACGTCGCCGACACCGTCCCCGCCCTGGTCCGCGACGCCGACCGGCTGGCCCGGATGGGCGCGGCGGCCGCCGACCTGGTCCCGCGCGACGCCGACGACCGGCTGGCCCGGATCATCCTGGACGCCGCCCGGTGA
- the ftsZ gene encoding cell division protein FtsZ, producing the protein MAAAQNYLAIIKVVGIGGGGVNAVNRMIEVGLKGVEFIAINTDAQALLMSDADVKLDIGRELTRGLGAGANPDVGGKAAEDHAEEIEEVLKGADMVFVTAGEGGGTGTGGAPVVARIARSLGALTIGVVTRPFTFEGARRKKSADEGIERLREEVDTLIVIPNDRLLQISDRNVSMLDAFKQADQVLLQGVSGITDLITTPGLINVDFADVKAVMSNAGSALMGIGSARGEDRALAAAEMAISSPLLEASIDGAHGVLLSIAGGSDLGIFEINEAAAMVADAVHEDANIIFGTIIDDALGDEVRVTVIAAGFDGGLPKRRDETAVRRPAQQAPATPAPARPAQQQAPAQQAQPAQTRETRESREAPATPAEPQPVGARTTPAPMQFDDGDDLDVPDFLK; encoded by the coding sequence GTGGCAGCTGCACAGAACTACCTGGCCATCATCAAGGTCGTCGGGATCGGCGGGGGTGGCGTCAACGCCGTCAACCGGATGATCGAGGTCGGCCTCAAGGGCGTCGAGTTCATCGCGATCAACACCGACGCCCAGGCGCTGCTGATGAGCGACGCCGACGTGAAGCTCGACATCGGTCGCGAGCTGACCCGCGGCCTCGGTGCGGGCGCGAACCCCGACGTGGGCGGCAAGGCCGCCGAGGACCACGCGGAGGAGATCGAGGAGGTGCTCAAGGGCGCCGACATGGTCTTCGTGACCGCGGGCGAGGGCGGCGGCACCGGCACCGGAGGTGCGCCGGTCGTGGCCCGGATCGCCCGCTCGCTCGGCGCGCTGACCATCGGAGTGGTGACCCGTCCGTTCACCTTCGAGGGCGCCCGCCGCAAGAAGTCCGCCGACGAGGGCATCGAGCGTCTCCGCGAGGAGGTCGACACCCTCATCGTCATCCCCAACGACCGGCTGCTGCAGATCTCGGACCGCAACGTGTCGATGCTCGACGCGTTCAAGCAGGCCGACCAGGTGCTGCTCCAGGGCGTCTCGGGCATCACCGACCTGATCACCACCCCCGGACTGATCAACGTCGACTTCGCCGACGTCAAGGCGGTCATGAGCAACGCCGGCTCGGCGCTGATGGGGATCGGCTCCGCCCGCGGCGAGGACCGCGCGCTGGCCGCCGCCGAGATGGCCATCAGCAGCCCGCTGCTCGAGGCCTCGATCGACGGCGCCCACGGCGTCCTGCTGTCCATCGCGGGCGGATCGGACCTCGGCATCTTCGAGATCAACGAGGCCGCGGCGATGGTCGCCGACGCCGTCCACGAGGACGCCAACATCATCTTCGGCACGATCATCGACGACGCCCTCGGCGACGAGGTCCGGGTGACCGTCATCGCCGCCGGCTTCGACGGTGGCCTGCCCAAGCGTCGCGACGAGACCGCCGTACGCCGACCGGCCCAGCAGGCGCCGGCCACCCCGGCCCCCGCGCGCCCCGCCCAGCAGCAGGCCCCCGCCCAGCAGGCCCAGCCGGCCCAGACCCGCGAGACCCGCGAGAGCCGCGAGGCTCCCGCGACTCCCGCCGAGCCGCAGCCGGTGGGTGCCCGCACCACGCCGGCGCCGATGCAGTTCGACGACGGCGACGACCTGGACGTCCCCGACTTCCTCAAGTGA
- a CDS encoding cell division protein FtsQ/DivIB: protein MARRSGRASDPQARTRRAFARRQRARRWLTWRYVLAAVLLVGAVGFGVYALYFSPWLRADGVQVVGNAQLTEKQVLATADVPLGGPLATVDLHRIELRLKSLATVKTVDVSRTWPHDVRIDIVERTPVAVLDRGDRLTNLDATGVAFGTLAKAPDGLPRVKVGPGADGDALAEGAAVVVALDPAVTELVDYVEVRTVDEIDLRLRDGRLVRWGSAEQADDKAAVLLELLERKAKVYDVSVPGAPTTS, encoded by the coding sequence ATGGCGAGGCGTAGCGGCCGGGCGTCCGACCCGCAGGCCCGGACCCGTCGCGCCTTCGCCCGGCGCCAGCGCGCCCGCCGCTGGCTGACCTGGCGCTACGTCTTGGCCGCCGTCCTGCTCGTCGGCGCGGTCGGCTTCGGCGTCTACGCCCTCTACTTCTCGCCCTGGCTGCGCGCCGACGGCGTCCAGGTCGTCGGCAACGCCCAGCTCACCGAGAAGCAGGTGCTCGCCACCGCCGACGTCCCCCTCGGCGGCCCGCTCGCCACCGTCGACCTGCACCGGATCGAGCTGCGCCTCAAGTCGCTCGCCACCGTCAAGACCGTCGACGTCTCCCGCACCTGGCCCCACGACGTCCGCATCGACATCGTCGAACGCACCCCGGTCGCCGTCCTCGACCGCGGGGACCGGCTCACCAACCTCGACGCCACCGGCGTCGCCTTCGGCACGCTCGCCAAGGCCCCCGACGGCCTGCCCCGGGTCAAGGTCGGCCCCGGCGCCGACGGCGACGCCCTCGCCGAGGGCGCCGCCGTGGTCGTCGCCCTCGACCCCGCCGTCACCGAGCTCGTCGACTACGTCGAGGTCCGCACCGTCGACGAGATCGACCTGCGCCTGCGCGACGGGCGGCTGGTGCGGTGGGGGAGCGCGGAGCAGGCCGACGACAAGGCCGCGGTGCTGCTGGAGCTGCTGGAGCGCAAGGCGAAGGTGTACGACGTGTCCGTGCCGGGGGCTCCGACGACGAGCTGA